From Deinococcota bacterium, one genomic window encodes:
- a CDS encoding HIT family protein — MKTCVTCELTANRHQGPRCERIYEDAHWRVVHAFNTSLPGWLVIVSMRHVVSFAELSEAEALSFGPLLHRVSRALQEVTGAIKTYTVLFAESPEHPHVHLHVIPRMADIPEDKKGPRVFDYLGVPEDQIVPLEKRNEIAVKLQELLCQSGKETL, encoded by the coding sequence CACCGCCAACCGGCACCAAGGGCCGCGCTGTGAACGCATCTACGAAGATGCACACTGGCGCGTCGTTCACGCCTTCAATACTTCGTTGCCGGGGTGGTTGGTGATCGTTTCCATGCGGCACGTAGTGAGTTTTGCGGAGCTTTCCGAAGCGGAAGCGCTGAGTTTCGGGCCGCTGTTGCACCGGGTCTCGAGGGCGCTGCAAGAGGTCACAGGCGCTATCAAAACCTACACGGTCCTGTTTGCCGAAAGTCCTGAACACCCACATGTGCACCTTCATGTGATTCCGCGCATGGCAGACATCCCGGAGGATAAAAAAGGGCCAAGGGTCTTTGACTACCTCGGCGTTCCCGAAGATCAGATCGTGCCGCTAGAAAAACGCAACGAAATCGCCGTAAAACTGCAGGAACTGCTATGCCAATCGGGAAAGGAAACTTTATGA
- the sufD gene encoding Fe-S cluster assembly protein SufD yields the protein MSVTADLSLDAVEAIVKKYDEPQWLAEERRAALRTFEAMPFPTNRDEVWRYTQLGRFSLDGLGLVQAPKSREVPERIAKRITNSDAEGVLVHKGGEVIFRDSKITEKGVIFTDLRTALREHEDLVREHLYSVINAPQSKYTALNSALWENGSFVYVPKGVEVAFPLGAFKTADGGGVTSPRTLVVVEANASVTYIDEYSSEEFGERLFVSGATELVLRDGARLRYVSLQNWSRTVAHVGKIRARLDRNSRLESLSVSLGADAARAEVECVLAGPGADSEMLGLYFGDRGQHYNQYTLQHHAADHAHSDLLFKGALRDASTAVYSGIILVDEGAQKTDAYQTNRNLLLDADSEAVSIPQLEIGANDVRCSHGSTTSPVPEDQRFYLMSRGMPPEVAEHVLVTGFLHEVTSRVTLPKVAEYVERVVQAKLGVPGAKERL from the coding sequence ATGAGTGTGACTGCCGATTTGTCCCTCGACGCCGTCGAGGCGATTGTCAAGAAGTACGACGAGCCTCAGTGGCTGGCCGAAGAGCGCCGCGCCGCCCTGCGCACCTTTGAGGCCATGCCCTTTCCGACGAACCGCGACGAGGTCTGGCGCTACACCCAGTTGGGGCGCTTTTCGCTCGACGGCTTGGGCCTGGTTCAGGCGCCCAAGAGCCGCGAGGTGCCGGAGCGCATTGCTAAGCGCATCACCAACTCGGACGCCGAGGGCGTCCTCGTCCACAAGGGGGGCGAGGTCATCTTCCGCGACAGCAAGATCACTGAAAAGGGCGTCATCTTCACCGACCTGCGCACGGCCCTCCGCGAGCACGAAGACCTCGTGCGCGAGCACCTCTACAGCGTCATCAACGCGCCGCAGTCGAAGTACACCGCGCTCAACTCGGCCCTCTGGGAAAACGGCAGCTTCGTCTACGTGCCCAAGGGCGTCGAGGTCGCCTTTCCCTTGGGCGCCTTTAAGACCGCCGACGGTGGCGGCGTCACCTCGCCGCGCACCTTGGTCGTCGTCGAGGCCAACGCCAGCGTCACCTACATCGACGAGTACAGCAGCGAGGAGTTCGGCGAGCGCCTCTTCGTCTCCGGCGCGACCGAGCTCGTCTTGAGAGACGGCGCCAGACTGCGCTACGTCTCCTTGCAGAACTGGAGCCGGACGGTCGCGCACGTGGGCAAGATCCGCGCGCGTCTGGACCGTAACAGCCGGCTCGAGTCCTTGTCGGTGAGCCTGGGCGCCGACGCCGCCCGCGCCGAGGTCGAGTGCGTGCTGGCGGGTCCCGGCGCCGACAGCGAGATGCTCGGCCTCTACTTCGGCGACAGGGGCCAGCACTACAACCAGTACACCCTCCAGCACCACGCCGCCGACCACGCCCACAGCGACCTGCTCTTCAAGGGCGCCCTCAGGGACGCTTCTACCGCGGTCTATTCGGGCATCATTCTGGTCGACGAGGGCGCGCAGAAGACCGACGCCTACCAGACCAACCGCAACCTGCTCTTGGACGCCGACTCCGAGGCGGTCTCGATCCCCCAGCTCGAGATCGGCGCCAACGACGTCAGATGCTCGCATGGCTCGACCACCTCGCCGGTGCCCGAGGACCAGCGCTTCTACCTGATGAGCCGCGGCATGCCTCCCGAAGTCGCCGAGCACGTGCTGGTGACGGGCTTTTTGCACGAGGTCACCAGCCGCGTGACCCTGCCCAAGGTGGCCGAGTACGTCGAGCGCGTGGTCCAGGCCAAGCTGGGCGTGCCGGGCGCCAAGGAGAGGCTCTAG
- a CDS encoding non-heme iron oxygenase ferredoxin subunit gives MTGKVFVGAVADFAEDSMRAAKVNGREVLVIRQGGAFYAMEDRCTHDGGILHDGELLDGAVKCTRHGAKFDLKTGRPTMPAVKKVRLYTTEVEDDKVYVHYQEA, from the coding sequence ATGACGGGCAAGGTCTTTGTCGGCGCGGTCGCGGACTTTGCCGAGGACAGCATGCGCGCCGCCAAGGTGAACGGCCGCGAGGTGCTGGTGATCCGTCAGGGCGGCGCCTTTTATGCCATGGAGGACCGCTGCACCCACGACGGCGGCATCCTCCACGACGGTGAGCTCTTAGACGGCGCGGTCAAGTGCACTCGCCACGGCGCCAAGTTCGACCTAAAGACCGGCCGGCCCACCATGCCCGCCGTCAAGAAGGTCCGCCTCTACACCACCGAGGTCGAGGACGACAAGGTCTACGTCCACTACCAGGAAGCCTAG
- a CDS encoding redoxin domain-containing protein has product MSLSTGQDAPDFSLESTLDKKVSLADFRGKKHVVLAFYPLDFSPTCSMQLPEYSANRKSIEALGAVILGVNRDSVYTHKAWAREFGIDIPLLADMTNEVARAYGVYSEGTGKNGRAVFIIDKGGKLRHQHVEKQSGDFTMHASDILGRLESL; this is encoded by the coding sequence ATGAGTTTATCCACCGGTCAAGACGCCCCCGACTTCAGCCTCGAGTCGACCCTGGACAAGAAGGTCAGTCTGGCCGACTTCAGGGGCAAGAAGCACGTGGTGTTGGCCTTCTACCCGCTCGACTTCTCGCCGACCTGCAGCATGCAGTTGCCCGAGTACTCGGCCAACCGTAAGAGCATCGAGGCCTTGGGCGCGGTCATCTTGGGCGTCAACCGCGACAGCGTCTACACCCACAAGGCCTGGGCGCGCGAGTTCGGCATCGACATCCCGCTCCTGGCCGACATGACCAACGAGGTCGCCCGCGCCTACGGCGTCTACAGCGAGGGCACGGGCAAGAACGGCCGCGCCGTCTTCATCATCGACAAGGGCGGCAAGCTCCGTCACCAGCACGTCGAGAAGCAGTCCGGCGACTTCACCATGCACGCCAGCGACATCTTGGGCAGGCTCGAGAGCTTGTAG
- the ispF gene encoding 2-C-methyl-D-erythritol 2,4-cyclodiphosphate synthase has protein sequence MTYRIGYGEDAHRLEPGLPLVIGGLLVEGSPHGAVAHSDGDVLLHALADALLAAVALGDIGDYFPPTDPRFEGMDSADILRGVLTTLHERHQHAKIVNVALVVTLDRPKLGPQRQPIQERVAALLGLTPQQVGLGFKTSEGLAPEHVQARATVLLSCP, from the coding sequence ATGACCTACCGCATCGGCTACGGCGAGGACGCCCACCGCCTGGAGCCCGGCCTGCCCCTGGTGATCGGCGGCCTGCTTGTCGAAGGAAGCCCCCACGGCGCCGTCGCCCACAGCGACGGCGACGTACTCCTGCACGCGCTCGCCGACGCGCTGCTCGCGGCCGTGGCGCTCGGCGACATCGGCGACTACTTTCCGCCCACCGACCCGCGATTCGAGGGGATGGACAGCGCCGACATCCTGCGGGGCGTCCTGACGACCCTGCATGAACGTCACCAGCACGCCAAGATCGTCAACGTCGCCCTGGTGGTGACCCTCGACCGGCCCAAGCTGGGGCCGCAGCGGCAGCCCATCCAGGAGCGCGTGGCCGCGCTCCTGGGCCTCACGCCCCAGCAGGTCGGCCTGGGCTTCAAGACGAGCGAGGGGCTGGCGCCCGAGCACGTCCAGGCCAGGGCGACCGTTCTGCTAAGCTGTCCCTAG
- a CDS encoding DMT family transporter has protein sequence MSPALSVLSLVLVTLIWGTTFAVVKETVATVSVPLLLALRFSLASLLLGWVRPARKTLVPSLVLGLLLFAGFSTQTLGLTLTTASKAAFITGLSVILTPILGALWFRQRIPPRGFVGAALAVAGLGLLTLGDEAGLNAGDLWVLGTAFFYALYIIYLGEVTRQHHPLVLSAMQLWPVTVLCWLWALPELGDVASTKPSALLAIAYLAAFATALSTWLQTLAQRVVPAYAAALIFALEPVFAALFAYLLLAETLSAQGWLGGALVVLAMVAAEFRWRRYRTPEIPPAPLHKGGAREGGGTGD, from the coding sequence ATGTCGCCGGCCCTCAGCGTCCTTTCGCTCGTCCTCGTCACCCTCATCTGGGGCACGACCTTCGCGGTCGTCAAGGAAACCGTCGCCACCGTCTCGGTGCCGCTGCTCTTGGCCCTGCGCTTCAGCCTGGCGAGCCTGCTCCTGGGCTGGGTCAGGCCGGCGCGCAAGACGCTTGTGCCCAGCCTCGTCCTCGGGCTGCTGCTCTTCGCGGGCTTCAGCACCCAGACGCTGGGGCTCACCCTGACCACGGCCTCGAAGGCGGCCTTTATCACCGGCCTCAGCGTCATCCTCACGCCTATCCTGGGCGCCTTGTGGTTTCGCCAGCGTATCCCTCCGCGGGGTTTTGTCGGCGCCGCCTTGGCGGTCGCGGGCCTCGGCCTGCTCACGCTCGGCGACGAGGCGGGGCTGAACGCGGGCGACCTCTGGGTCCTGGGGACGGCCTTCTTTTACGCGCTCTACATCATCTATCTGGGCGAGGTGACCCGTCAGCACCACCCCCTGGTCCTGAGCGCCATGCAGCTCTGGCCGGTGACGGTCCTCTGCTGGCTGTGGGCGCTGCCGGAGCTGGGCGATGTTGCCAGCACCAAACCCAGCGCGCTGCTCGCCATTGCCTACCTGGCCGCCTTTGCCACCGCCTTGAGCACCTGGCTGCAGACCCTGGCCCAGCGGGTGGTGCCCGCCTACGCCGCCGCCCTGATCTTCGCGCTCGAGCCCGTCTTCGCCGCGCTCTTTGCCTACCTGCTCCTGGCCGAGACGCTGTCGGCGCAGGGCTGGCTGGGCGGCGCGCTCGTCGTCCTGGCGATGGTCGCCGCCGAGTTCAGGTGGCGGCGCTACCGCACACCGGAAATCCCCCCGGCCCCCCTTCACAAGGGGGGTGCTCGTGAGGGCGGGGGAACAGGGGATTAG
- the acs gene encoding acetate--CoA ligase yields the protein MSERIESVLQEGRRFSPPESFRAKARLSDRAEYDRLYRQSLDDPDRFWSDVAGELHWFTPWRRVREWNEPFVKWFVGGETNLAYNCLDRHLEAGKGDKPAIVWEGEPGDERVLTYKDLHREVARFANVLKARGLGKGDRVAIYLPMIPEAAVAMLACARIGATHSVVFGGFSASALADRINDARAKAVITADGGYRRGAVFPLKPAVDEALEHCPSIDTVVVVTRGGNDVAMKPGRDLWYHEAVAAASADCPAEPLGAEHPLFILHTSGSTGKPKGVLHSTAGYSVYTYLTSRYIFDMQDEDVFWCTADVGWITGHSYIVYGPLQNGATVLMYEGVPNHPGPDRFWRLIDKYKVTIFYTAPTAIRAFMKWGEKWPRGHDLTSLRLLGTVGEPINPEAWMWYHRHIGGEGCPIVDTWWQTETGGIMITTLPGVHDAKPGSAGLPFFGVEPAVVDVDGNVQAEGDGGYLVIKRPWPSMLRTVYGDDDRYRAQYWSEIPHVYFAGDGARKDSDGYYWIMGRVDDVVNVSGHRLGTMEVESALVSHEAVAEAAVVGRPDETKGQSIVAFVTLEGDREGSDELRRALRDHVTKEIGAIARPDEIRFADALPKTRSGKIMRRLLRSVALGEEAGGDISTLEDKSVVEKLMRPD from the coding sequence ATGTCCGAACGGATCGAATCGGTTTTGCAGGAGGGACGGCGTTTCAGCCCCCCGGAAAGCTTCAGGGCTAAAGCCCGCCTCTCCGACCGGGCCGAGTACGACCGGCTCTACCGTCAGTCTTTAGACGACCCCGACCGCTTCTGGTCGGACGTCGCCGGCGAGCTGCACTGGTTTACGCCCTGGCGGCGGGTCAGGGAGTGGAACGAGCCCTTCGTCAAGTGGTTCGTGGGCGGCGAGACCAACCTCGCCTACAACTGCTTGGACCGCCACCTCGAGGCCGGTAAGGGCGACAAGCCCGCGATTGTCTGGGAGGGCGAGCCGGGCGACGAACGCGTCCTGACCTATAAGGACCTGCACCGCGAGGTCGCCAGGTTCGCCAACGTCCTAAAGGCGCGGGGCCTAGGCAAGGGCGACCGCGTCGCCATCTACCTGCCGATGATCCCCGAGGCGGCCGTGGCCATGCTGGCCTGCGCCCGCATCGGCGCGACGCACTCGGTCGTCTTCGGCGGTTTCAGCGCCTCGGCGCTGGCCGACCGCATCAACGACGCCCGCGCCAAGGCCGTGATCACCGCCGACGGCGGCTACCGGCGCGGCGCGGTCTTTCCCCTAAAGCCCGCGGTAGACGAGGCGCTCGAGCACTGTCCGAGCATCGACACGGTCGTGGTGGTCACGCGTGGCGGCAACGATGTCGCCATGAAGCCCGGCCGCGACCTCTGGTACCACGAGGCGGTGGCGGCAGCCTCGGCCGACTGTCCCGCCGAGCCCTTAGGCGCCGAGCACCCGCTCTTCATCCTCCACACCTCGGGCTCGACCGGCAAGCCCAAGGGGGTCCTCCACAGCACCGCCGGCTACAGCGTCTACACCTACCTGACCAGCCGCTACATCTTCGACATGCAAGACGAGGACGTGTTCTGGTGCACCGCCGACGTGGGCTGGATCACCGGCCACTCCTACATCGTCTACGGCCCCTTGCAAAACGGCGCCACCGTGCTGATGTACGAGGGCGTGCCCAACCATCCCGGGCCCGACCGCTTCTGGCGGCTCATCGACAAGTACAAGGTGACCATCTTCTACACCGCCCCGACCGCGATCCGCGCCTTTATGAAGTGGGGCGAGAAGTGGCCGCGGGGGCACGACCTGACGAGCCTGCGCCTTTTAGGCACCGTCGGCGAGCCCATCAACCCCGAGGCCTGGATGTGGTACCACCGCCACATCGGCGGCGAAGGCTGTCCCATCGTCGACACCTGGTGGCAGACCGAGACGGGCGGCATCATGATCACGACGCTCCCCGGCGTCCACGACGCCAAACCGGGCTCGGCCGGCCTGCCCTTTTTCGGCGTCGAGCCCGCCGTGGTGGACGTGGACGGCAACGTTCAAGCCGAGGGCGATGGCGGCTACCTGGTCATCAAGCGTCCCTGGCCCAGCATGCTGCGCACCGTCTACGGCGACGACGACCGCTACCGCGCCCAGTACTGGTCGGAGATCCCCCACGTCTACTTCGCCGGCGACGGCGCGCGCAAGGACTCGGACGGCTACTACTGGATCATGGGCCGGGTCGACGACGTGGTCAACGTCTCCGGCCACCGGCTGGGCACCATGGAGGTCGAGTCGGCGCTGGTCTCGCACGAGGCCGTCGCCGAGGCCGCCGTGGTGGGCAGGCCCGACGAGACCAAGGGCCAGTCGATCGTCGCCTTCGTGACCCTAGAGGGCGACCGCGAGGGCTCCGACGAGCTGCGCCGCGCGCTCAGGGACCACGTCACCAAGGAGATCGGCGCGATCGCTCGACCCGACGAGATCCGCTTCGCCGACGCCCTGCCCAAGACGCGCAGCGGCAAGATCATGCGCCGCCTCCTGCGCAGCGTGGCGCTGGGCGAGGAGGCCGGCGGCGACATCAGCACCCTGGAGGACAAGAGCGTCGTCGAAAAGCTGATGCGGCCGGACTAA